A region from the Anomaloglossus baeobatrachus isolate aAnoBae1 chromosome 11, aAnoBae1.hap1, whole genome shotgun sequence genome encodes:
- the LOC142256976 gene encoding phospholipase A2 inhibitor NAI-like, translating into MSSCLLITCLLSAIAATGYSLSCIECTSLSDTVCKGESKTCSAGNDSCILSYVVTSIGGMEISKMYTRQCGQSNLCSKTGSISLPNGRIKAGTSCCKTNDCMPTDPILPTDSNEKNGIMCKTCFAPNSKSCDTDLITECIGNENVCISQVTTIQGDVPSSTVVQGCSTKEMCEPARQVWNLGKMTVYLENTCSNTGINIQPNLLLAIISLWLFWKLLC; encoded by the exons ATGAGCTCCTGTCTGCTGATCACCTGCCTCCTGTCTGCTATTGCAGCCACAG GTTACTCTCTGTCATGTATTGAATGCACATCGCTGAGTGACACTGTGTGTAAGGGAGAATCCAAAACCTGCTCCGCTGGAAATGACTCTTGTATTTTATCCTATGTCGTTACATCTATAG GTGGAATGGAAATATCTAAAATGTACACCCGCCAATGTGGACAAAGCAATTTGTGTTCGAAAACTGGAAGTATTAGCCTCCCCAACGGTAGAATAAAGGCTGGGACCAGCTGCTGTAAGACCAATGATTGTATGCCAACTGACCCTATCC ttCCTACAGACTCTAACGAAAAAAATGGCATAATGTGTAAAACGTGTTTTGCTCCAAATTCTAAGTCTTGTGACACTGACCTGATCACCGAATGCATTGGAAACGAGAATGTGTGTATAAGTCAGGTGACCACTATAcaag GAGATGTTCCGTCCTCAACAGTTGTACAAGGATGTTCTACCAAAGAGATGTGTGAGCCTGCCCGACAAGTGTGGAATCTGGGCAAGATGACCGTTTACCTCGAAAACACCTGTTCAAACACTGGTATCAACATTCAACCCAATCTGCTCCTGGCCATCATCTCTCTCTGGCTTTTTTGGAAACTCTTATGTTAA